From the genome of Nomia melanderi isolate GNS246 chromosome 14, iyNomMela1, whole genome shotgun sequence, one region includes:
- the LOC116432734 gene encoding nucleolar protein 11-like isoform X1 encodes MAKLYSYYTLCPLIDQQNLLGVERDSESGCAIVTLGRNIVIRYKLQDPKQLNSWTSKDRLTSQVIYDETTCRYAAIFNERKLRLWSENETDLNQIKGYKFQSPLHTILTFETSPPVLVRKDGATALLERAIQNRKTWSKEGILQTDEKILDCRLVCVGNKVNLCLLTELKGIYACFVVKLNDQTYSKETDRARRMELKRRSEELVGYTILQTKNKAYLLTLWSHGRLYSHSLIEPNSEASFNTLIGIINNIDTKHPVVMTPLNEATVAIYGADASEEGAVLMIYNVQFKLVQDVQKLKLYTKDAKLWKIEDKLLLAANRHLAIAPYHLAPQKIATLLGSSLRFKTNDETEQDDDIIVIQESTLAEWEKNEPIIAKHSTEKSPIKLSKQISSYINEGLSDAAIQQILIPQLIESKDVRTIIWCLDSFKDLPEKLLIELLIFSLRSPDGIFLPMQNGTIDHLPQTNNSYSRNSFLDKIFNLTYSDVSLSSYLKSGLNFDEILRLLQYLVQKLTDQDTNLYDCLVQQPTDKQLYEWSSLLLESHYQHYVLSRDPEVSMLLNELNCALDDHIQLLKDMGNLRPLLKRIINGKSLKLIQKDRNKFYAIEEIKLY; translated from the exons ATGGCTAAACTTTATTCGTATTACACATTATGTCCGCTCATCGATCAACAAAATTTACTAGGCGTTGAACGAGATTCGGAAAGCGGATGTGCAATTGTCACATTAGGAAGGAATATTGTTATTCGATACAAG CTACAGGATCCAAAGCAATTGAACAGTTGGACGAGCAAAGATCGGTTAACGTCGCAAGTTATATACGATGAAACAACGTGTCGTTACGCGGCGATATTTAACGAAAGAAAGTTACGTCTGTGGTCGGAGAACGAAACAGATTTGAATCAAATCAAAGGTTACAAATTTCAGTCTCCTTTACATACCATTCTTACGTTCGAAACTTCTCCTCCAGTCTTGGTACGCAAAGATGGAGCTACCGCTTTATTGGAACGGGCCATACAAAACAGGAAGACTTGGTCCAAAGAAGGGATATTGCAAACCGACGAAAAGATTCTCGATTGCCGATTAGTTTGTGTAGGCAACAAAGTCAATCTGTGCCTATTAACCGAACTCAAAGGAATTTATGCTTGCTTTGTAGTCAAACTGAACGATCAAACCTATTCCAAGGAAACCGATCGTGCGAGGAGAATGGAACTCAAACGAAGATCGGAAGAGTTGGTCGGTTATACGATTCTTCAAACAAAGAATAAGGCGTATCTCTTGACGCTTT GGTCCCATGGTAGACTGTACAGTCATTCTTTAATAGAACCCAACAGCGAAGCTAGTTTTAACACGCTGATCGGCATTATCAATAATATAGATACTAAACATCCAGTCGTCATGACGCCGTTAAACGAAGCAACGGTAGCAATTTATGGGGCTGATGCTTCCGAAGAAGGAGCTGTATTAATGATATACAATGTTCAATTCAAGTTGGTACAGGACGTGCAAAAGTTGAAATTGTACACAAAAGATGCAAAATTGTGGAAAATCGAGGACAAGTTACTACTAGCTGCTAATAGACATTTAGCGATTGCACCGTATCATCTAGCACCTCAAAAGATAGCAACTTTACTTGGTTCATCTTTGCGTTTCAAAACTAACGACGAAACCGAACAGGACGACGATATCATTGTAATTCAGGAGTCGACGTTAGCCGAGTGGGAGAAGAACGAACCAATTATCGCTAAACACTCGACTGAAAAGTCACCTATCAAACTTTCGAAACAGATATCATCTTATATAAATGAAGGATTGAGCGACGCGGCGATACAACAAATATTGATTCCGCAATTGATCGAATCGAAAGATGTCAGAACAATTATATGGTGTTTAGATAGTTTCAAAGACTTACCGGAGAAATTGTTAATCGAGCTTTTGATCTTTTCTCTTCGGAGTCCTGACGGAATATTTCTACCAATGCAAAATGGTACAATCGATCATCTCCCACAGACCAATAATTCTTACTCGAGAAACTCCTTTCTCGACAAAATATTCAATCTCACTTATTCCGATGTTTCTTTATCTTCTTACCTTAAAAGTGGCTTGAACTTTGACGAAATACTACGGCTATTACAATATTTAGTACAAAAATTAACCGATCAGGACACAAATCTCTACGACTGTCTTGTACAGCAACCAACGGATAAACAATTATACGAATGGTCTAGCCTTTTATTAGAATCTCACTATCAACATTACGTATTGTCACGAGATCCAGAAGTGTCGATGCTTCTCAATGAACTTAACTGTGCCTTAGATGATCat ATACAACTACTAAAAGACATGGGAAACTTAAGGCCTCTTTTAAAAAGGATCATTAATGGCAAATCGTTGAAATTGATACAAAAAGATCGTAATAAATTTTATGCGATAGaggaaataaaactttattaa
- the LOC116432734 gene encoding nucleolar protein 11 isoform X2: MAKLYSYYTLCPLIDQQNLLGVERDSESGCAIVTLGRNIVIRYKLQDPKQLNSWTSKDRLTSQVIYDETTCRYAAIFNERKLRLWSENETDLNQIKVKLNDQTYSKETDRARRMELKRRSEELVGYTILQTKNKAYLLTLWSHGRLYSHSLIEPNSEASFNTLIGIINNIDTKHPVVMTPLNEATVAIYGADASEEGAVLMIYNVQFKLVQDVQKLKLYTKDAKLWKIEDKLLLAANRHLAIAPYHLAPQKIATLLGSSLRFKTNDETEQDDDIIVIQESTLAEWEKNEPIIAKHSTEKSPIKLSKQISSYINEGLSDAAIQQILIPQLIESKDVRTIIWCLDSFKDLPEKLLIELLIFSLRSPDGIFLPMQNGTIDHLPQTNNSYSRNSFLDKIFNLTYSDVSLSSYLKSGLNFDEILRLLQYLVQKLTDQDTNLYDCLVQQPTDKQLYEWSSLLLESHYQHYVLSRDPEVSMLLNELNCALDDHIQLLKDMGNLRPLLKRIINGKSLKLIQKDRNKFYAIEEIKLY; the protein is encoded by the exons ATGGCTAAACTTTATTCGTATTACACATTATGTCCGCTCATCGATCAACAAAATTTACTAGGCGTTGAACGAGATTCGGAAAGCGGATGTGCAATTGTCACATTAGGAAGGAATATTGTTATTCGATACAAG CTACAGGATCCAAAGCAATTGAACAGTTGGACGAGCAAAGATCGGTTAACGTCGCAAGTTATATACGATGAAACAACGTGTCGTTACGCGGCGATATTTAACGAAAGAAAGTTACGTCTGTGGTCGGAGAACGAAACAGATTTGAATCAAATCAAAG TCAAACTGAACGATCAAACCTATTCCAAGGAAACCGATCGTGCGAGGAGAATGGAACTCAAACGAAGATCGGAAGAGTTGGTCGGTTATACGATTCTTCAAACAAAGAATAAGGCGTATCTCTTGACGCTTT GGTCCCATGGTAGACTGTACAGTCATTCTTTAATAGAACCCAACAGCGAAGCTAGTTTTAACACGCTGATCGGCATTATCAATAATATAGATACTAAACATCCAGTCGTCATGACGCCGTTAAACGAAGCAACGGTAGCAATTTATGGGGCTGATGCTTCCGAAGAAGGAGCTGTATTAATGATATACAATGTTCAATTCAAGTTGGTACAGGACGTGCAAAAGTTGAAATTGTACACAAAAGATGCAAAATTGTGGAAAATCGAGGACAAGTTACTACTAGCTGCTAATAGACATTTAGCGATTGCACCGTATCATCTAGCACCTCAAAAGATAGCAACTTTACTTGGTTCATCTTTGCGTTTCAAAACTAACGACGAAACCGAACAGGACGACGATATCATTGTAATTCAGGAGTCGACGTTAGCCGAGTGGGAGAAGAACGAACCAATTATCGCTAAACACTCGACTGAAAAGTCACCTATCAAACTTTCGAAACAGATATCATCTTATATAAATGAAGGATTGAGCGACGCGGCGATACAACAAATATTGATTCCGCAATTGATCGAATCGAAAGATGTCAGAACAATTATATGGTGTTTAGATAGTTTCAAAGACTTACCGGAGAAATTGTTAATCGAGCTTTTGATCTTTTCTCTTCGGAGTCCTGACGGAATATTTCTACCAATGCAAAATGGTACAATCGATCATCTCCCACAGACCAATAATTCTTACTCGAGAAACTCCTTTCTCGACAAAATATTCAATCTCACTTATTCCGATGTTTCTTTATCTTCTTACCTTAAAAGTGGCTTGAACTTTGACGAAATACTACGGCTATTACAATATTTAGTACAAAAATTAACCGATCAGGACACAAATCTCTACGACTGTCTTGTACAGCAACCAACGGATAAACAATTATACGAATGGTCTAGCCTTTTATTAGAATCTCACTATCAACATTACGTATTGTCACGAGATCCAGAAGTGTCGATGCTTCTCAATGAACTTAACTGTGCCTTAGATGATCat ATACAACTACTAAAAGACATGGGAAACTTAAGGCCTCTTTTAAAAAGGATCATTAATGGCAAATCGTTGAAATTGATACAAAAAGATCGTAATAAATTTTATGCGATAGaggaaataaaactttattaa
- the UQCR-C2 gene encoding ubiquinol-cytochrome c reductase core protein 2 isoform X2 — MACSVVRSSLLRHSTVRHYVAAAAAQTSVATAPECQILSNKVTVATCDNNSAIAQVSIVFRAGSRNESYDTQGVAHHLRIAAGLSTSYSSGFAITRNIQQLGGNLTAIVDRESIAYTLQITRNNLPDALEFLKHVATKQVFKPWEISDELPRLEYELSSLPETTLILELLHKAAYRTGLGYSLFSPKHQLGKIGTETLQHFVNTWFTGPKCAVVGTGVSLSELTAFANNLEIGTGDNAVEPSRYHGGEIRKEKATHLTSVAIAVEGASLKSDKDALACAVLQRASGTGTYVKWGQSAGSLQKHVSNTAGSDPFAVSTFNASYSDSGLFGFILCSAPNLAGSLTTAACKWLKTLNMSDSDVARGKAILKGEVLNEVDCGTALLESLQYQALLKGRVSSPGSLVADIEKVSTSDVKSVADKLRNGKLSMAAIGDLSTVPYIDQLK; from the exons ATGGCTTGTTCGGTCGTGCGATCATCCTTGTTACGACATTCGACG GTCAGGCATTATGTCGCTGCAGCGGCAGCCCAGACTTCTGTTGCAACTGCTCCTGAATGTcaaattttaagtaataaagTCACTGTCGCTACTTGTGACAATAATTCAGCGATTGCACAGGTGTCGATAGTTTTCAG AGCTGGATCACGAAACGAATCTTACGACACGCAAGGTGTGGCTCATCATTTGCGGATAGCTGCTGGATTAAGTACGTCTTATTCGAGTGGTTTCGCCATAACAAGGAACATTCAACAGCTGGGTGGCAATTTAACCGCGATCGTAGATCGTGAAAGCATCGCGTACACGTTACAGATCACTaggaataattt ACCGGATGCTCTTGAATTCTTGAAGCATGTTGCTACCAAGCAAGTTTTCAAACCATGGGAAATATCCGACGAATTACCTAGGTTGGAGTACGAGTTATCTTCTTTACCGGAAACGACCTTGATTTTAGAACTGTTGCACAAAGCCGCGTACCGTACGGGTTTAGGATATTCCTTGTTTTCTCCAAAGCATCAGTTAGGGAAAATTGGAACTGAAACC TTACAGCATTTTGTCAATACATGGTTCACTGGGCCCAAATGCGCAGTTGTTGGAACTGGTGTTTCATTGTCAGAGCTTACCGCATTTGCAAACAATTTGGAGATTGGCACAGGGGATAACGCGGTTGAACCGTCGCGTTATCACGGTGGCGAAATTCGTAAGGAAAAAGCCACTCATTTGACCAGCGTCGCAATTGCCGTCGAAGGTGCAAGTTTGAAAAGTGACAAAGACGCTCTAGCGTGTGCTGTATTGCAAAGGGCTTCTGGCACTGGAACATACGTTAAATGGGGACAGAGTGCAGGTTCACTGCAGAAACATGTGTCGAACACTGCAGGCTCAGATCCATTCGCTGTGTCGACTTTTAATGCTAGTTACTCTGACTCAGGGTTATTTGGTTTCATTTTATGCTCGGCACCCAATTTAGCGGGATCT TTAACAACAGCTGCTTGCAAATGGTTAAAAACTTTGAATATGTCAGACAGTGATGTCGCTCGCGGTAAGGCTATACTGAAGGGTGAAGTTTTGAATGAAGTGGACTGTGGAACTGCCCTGTTGGAGAGTTTACAATATCAAGCGTTACTTAAAGGTCGAGTCTCTTCACCGGGATCGCTAGTTGCCGATATCGAAAAAGTGTCTACGTCCGACGTTAAATCT GTTGCCGATAAACTAAGGAATGGAAAGTTAAGCATGGCTGCTATCGGTGACTTGAGTACTGTTCCGTATATCGATCAACTGAAATAG
- the UQCR-C2 gene encoding ubiquinol-cytochrome c reductase core protein 2 isoform X1 gives MACSVVRSSLLRHSTQVRHYVAAAAAQTSVATAPECQILSNKVTVATCDNNSAIAQVSIVFRAGSRNESYDTQGVAHHLRIAAGLSTSYSSGFAITRNIQQLGGNLTAIVDRESIAYTLQITRNNLPDALEFLKHVATKQVFKPWEISDELPRLEYELSSLPETTLILELLHKAAYRTGLGYSLFSPKHQLGKIGTETLQHFVNTWFTGPKCAVVGTGVSLSELTAFANNLEIGTGDNAVEPSRYHGGEIRKEKATHLTSVAIAVEGASLKSDKDALACAVLQRASGTGTYVKWGQSAGSLQKHVSNTAGSDPFAVSTFNASYSDSGLFGFILCSAPNLAGSLTTAACKWLKTLNMSDSDVARGKAILKGEVLNEVDCGTALLESLQYQALLKGRVSSPGSLVADIEKVSTSDVKSVADKLRNGKLSMAAIGDLSTVPYIDQLK, from the exons ATGGCTTGTTCGGTCGTGCGATCATCCTTGTTACGACATTCGACG CAGGTCAGGCATTATGTCGCTGCAGCGGCAGCCCAGACTTCTGTTGCAACTGCTCCTGAATGTcaaattttaagtaataaagTCACTGTCGCTACTTGTGACAATAATTCAGCGATTGCACAGGTGTCGATAGTTTTCAG AGCTGGATCACGAAACGAATCTTACGACACGCAAGGTGTGGCTCATCATTTGCGGATAGCTGCTGGATTAAGTACGTCTTATTCGAGTGGTTTCGCCATAACAAGGAACATTCAACAGCTGGGTGGCAATTTAACCGCGATCGTAGATCGTGAAAGCATCGCGTACACGTTACAGATCACTaggaataattt ACCGGATGCTCTTGAATTCTTGAAGCATGTTGCTACCAAGCAAGTTTTCAAACCATGGGAAATATCCGACGAATTACCTAGGTTGGAGTACGAGTTATCTTCTTTACCGGAAACGACCTTGATTTTAGAACTGTTGCACAAAGCCGCGTACCGTACGGGTTTAGGATATTCCTTGTTTTCTCCAAAGCATCAGTTAGGGAAAATTGGAACTGAAACC TTACAGCATTTTGTCAATACATGGTTCACTGGGCCCAAATGCGCAGTTGTTGGAACTGGTGTTTCATTGTCAGAGCTTACCGCATTTGCAAACAATTTGGAGATTGGCACAGGGGATAACGCGGTTGAACCGTCGCGTTATCACGGTGGCGAAATTCGTAAGGAAAAAGCCACTCATTTGACCAGCGTCGCAATTGCCGTCGAAGGTGCAAGTTTGAAAAGTGACAAAGACGCTCTAGCGTGTGCTGTATTGCAAAGGGCTTCTGGCACTGGAACATACGTTAAATGGGGACAGAGTGCAGGTTCACTGCAGAAACATGTGTCGAACACTGCAGGCTCAGATCCATTCGCTGTGTCGACTTTTAATGCTAGTTACTCTGACTCAGGGTTATTTGGTTTCATTTTATGCTCGGCACCCAATTTAGCGGGATCT TTAACAACAGCTGCTTGCAAATGGTTAAAAACTTTGAATATGTCAGACAGTGATGTCGCTCGCGGTAAGGCTATACTGAAGGGTGAAGTTTTGAATGAAGTGGACTGTGGAACTGCCCTGTTGGAGAGTTTACAATATCAAGCGTTACTTAAAGGTCGAGTCTCTTCACCGGGATCGCTAGTTGCCGATATCGAAAAAGTGTCTACGTCCGACGTTAAATCT GTTGCCGATAAACTAAGGAATGGAAAGTTAAGCATGGCTGCTATCGGTGACTTGAGTACTGTTCCGTATATCGATCAACTGAAATAG